Proteins from a genomic interval of Amphiura filiformis chromosome 9, Afil_fr2py, whole genome shotgun sequence:
- the LOC140160599 gene encoding uncharacterized protein: MNNQPPTSAEPMLTSTSTIGTLVPTTASQTTVLPTPPQAHQHHPSTSIPMSPGAHQPSPMSPLRLSSPSPASGLSPARHSPSPHSPGSSGVTLALIYPGGGPIPLTVNYTSPVGKHGGTLGALTASVNALQRPISSTSLHAATSSHQQQQGSNLVTGSRPVGRPPTIIPFNPLTALSQGIRSPKQKLIMTTKTPIFHRSHTVPSTSTTGISSTAVTASSPGMVRVSPSTQLVRAQVQAQAQAQVQAQAQVQAQVAHAQAQLQAAKQVRHILSRQTSGGGIPQTSKPVAILPNPTAGPLMRSQNPTINNAQARLQQALADAAAKYRQIQVQQRKSQFGSASPTSPPPPTGLVAPSVQPRIRPKSTSNPPTISPTFKPAPHIPILPRSSHGYTPIMPKPVNLSADNNAKNTKTKVHDKKPTPGSQFRQGHSLDMRRSKKYTGTLPTATVSATATIPHKASNPDSALIAGIIKEVTDAFRPGISARPRAV; encoded by the exons ATGAACAATCAACCGCCTACATCAGCAGAGCCAATGCTCACGTCTACAAGCACAATTGGTACATTGGTTCCTACTACTGCAAGCCAGACAACTGTGCTACCAACACCG CCTCAAGCCCATCAGCATCATCCCAGTACATCAATCCCAATGTCACCTGGGGCACATCAACCAAGTCCTATGTCACCACTGAGGCTCTCATCACCAAGCCCAGCATCAG GTTTGTCACCAGCAAGACACAGCCCGTCACCACATTCTCCAGGATCCTCTGGTGTAACTCTGGCTCTGATCTACCCTGGTGGAGGACCAATTCCATTGACAGTCAACTACACCAGCCCCGTAGGCAAGCATGGTGGTACTCTTGGGGCCCTCACAGCTTCCGTCAATGCATTACAGAGGCCAATAAGCAGTACCAGTCTTCATGCGGCAACTTCatcacaccaacaacaacaagGGTCAAATTTAGTTACAGGGAGTCGGCCCGTTGGTCGGCCCCCAACTATAATACCCTTTAATCCTCTCACCGCACTTTCACAAGGGATACGATCTCCGAAACAGAAACTCATCATGACAACAAAGACTCCTATATTTCATCGTTCTCACACAGTCCCCTCGACATCAACTACTGGGATATCAAGTACTGCAGTAACAGCATCATCACCTGGAATGGTACGTGTTTCTCCATCTACACAACTTGTGAGAGCACAAGTGCAGGCACAGGCCCAGGCACAAGTACAGGCCCAGGCACAAGTACAAGCACAAGTTGCTCATGCTCAGGCACAGTTACAAGCTGCAAAACAGGTGCGGCACATACTTTCTCGTCAGACCAGTGGTGGTGGTATTCCTCAAACCTCCAAACCAGTCGCTATCCTTCCTAACCCTACAGCTGGGCCTCTCATGAGAAGTCAAAACCCAACGATTAACAATGCACAAGCACGCTTGCAACAAGCTCTTGCAGACGCAGCagcaaaatatcgccaaattcaaGTTCAGCAACGTAAATCACAATTTGGATCCGCGTCTCCGACTTCACCTCCACCTCCAACAGGCTTGGTAGCGCCCTCAGTTCAGCCAAGAATCAGACCCAAGTCAACGTCAAATCCTCCTACGATATCGCCGACGTTCAAACCAGCTCCACACATCCCCATTCTCCCTAGATCAAGTCATGGGTACACACCCATAATGCCCAAACCGGTTAACTTGTCAGCCGACAATAACGCCAAAAATACCAAAACCAAAGTACATGATAAGAAACCGACACCAGGATCACAATTCAGGCAAGGTCATAGTCTGGACATGAGGCGAAGCAAAAAATACACCGGAACCTTGCCTACTGCTACTGTCAGTGCCACTGCAACCATCCCACATAAAGCATCTAATCCAGACAGTGCACTCATAGCTGGTATCATAAAAGAAGTGACCGATGCATTCAGACCAGGAATCAGTGCCCGCCCGAGGGCAGTGTAA
- the LOC140160600 gene encoding polyhomeotic-like protein 2 gives MEKEVPRAIVRPQVLTHVIDGFIIEESREPFPVAHVPEPLPDVIPEQAPKPKQHKQQKPKQQVPRKDSGENSMVDDGNMLQCEFCGKMAPARSFTRSKRFCSKSCAKRYNVGCSKRLGLFSPKRDNSQKVKHSLKPPTKTKAKPPKGNVNRPQTAGPQKPFHIQHHQQQQQQQRQQQLQLQRTDSTTSSSSSNMQSGSEDSSRAASPSQVSEPDTTPGSEDDDAFEDAPSVGIPRDPATWSVLHVFEFIRTLPGCESYADEFRRQEIDGQALLLLKEDHLMTAMNMKLGPALKIINKINSLKNK, from the exons ATGGAGAAGGAGGTTCCAAGAGCCATCGTCAGACCACAGGTTCTTACTCACGTCATAGATGGATTCATCATTGAAGAATCAAGGGAGCCATTTCCG GTTGCTCATGTTCCTGAACCACTACCAGATGTCATCCCAGAGCAGGCACCAAAACCAAAGCAGCATAAGCAACAGAAACCAAAACAACAGGTGCCGCGTAAAGACAGTGGAG agAATTCCATGGTAGATGATGGTAACATGCTGCAGTGCGAGTTCTGCGGGAAGATGGCGCCAGCCCGTTCTTTCACTCGTTCCAAGCGTTTCTGCTCGAAATCTTGCGCCAAAAGATACAACGTTGGTTGCAGCAAGAGATTGGGACTGTTCTCTCCCAAACGTGACAACTCACAGAAAGTAAAACATAGCTTGAAACCACCGACTAAGACAAAGGCAAAGCCACCGAAAGGG AATGTAAACCGCCCACAAACAGCTGGTCCTCAAAAGCCTTTCCATattcagcatcatcagcagcaacagcagcagcaaagaCAGCAGCAGCTACAGCTACAGCGAACCGACAGCACAACCAGTAGCAGTAGTAGCAACATGCAATCTGGATCTGAAGACTCATCCAGAGCAGCCTCACCATCGCAAGTCAGCGAACCAGACACAACTCCAGGCTCTGAAGATGATGATGCCTTTGAAGATGCTCCCAGCGTTGGAATCCCAAGAGATCCGGCCACGTGGTCCGTTCTGCACGTGTTTGAGTTCATCCGGACATTACCCGGATGCGAGAGTTATGCAGATGAGTTTAGAAGACAGGAAATTGATGGGCAAGCTTTGCTTTTGTTGAAAGAAGATCATTTGATGACGGCAATGAACATGAAATTGGGACCAGCGCTTAAAATTATCAACAAAATTAATTCATTGAAGAATAAGTAA